tcacctgccactgtggcaggtcactgaacatttctaccggccactcgtgtttttttgtctgccacttctgaaatctaggtagatcactttaaaactgtaaacactgagtcagtggtaccagactgtagaattatggaatatatcatgtaaccttaatccatgactatatttaataacacttcattttacaggtctgcaaattgcATGGTAataaggtgataattagcaagttacctattagaaatttctttggaattactgccaaattaccccaatatttatcGAAAATCACTTTgatataaacatgatttaataattctATACTAAAATAGTATAGaattgttaaaatagggccctgctcttcatcggaggtggaaaaacaaaactaatagaagacacttctgatcagcacAAATCtccccattgtgtgacttatcgtctacacaaatgtaacatgGTAGCTGATGTAATCAGGGaggttttaaagaaatttcaaagaaattatttgttaattattatcagcagacatggaaataaagcatatcaattaactttgtattcttttcttggaaatgtattaaataaattaccagctattgagaaatagcataatataattattaaataatgttataatagtcattttcaataaatgtataggtaaatattgggcagtaattccaaagaaattggaaaattatttgctaattatcacctaattaccatgaaatttgtggacctgtaaaattaagtgttaccatatatttaatttaggctttagaattgctttttaaaaataacatttcttaatataaggaaaacctgtctgccatggtggcaggagACCGGATATTTTCACCTGGTGATAACTTCATTCCCTGGTGATAGGTGTCACATTTAACTGTTACACATTAATCTCATTAGAGTCTGTTTCTGTGACGTTACAGCTGAATCCtcctcatgttgttgttgttgtttctgttgtAGATAAAACAAGAGCTGAAGTTTCTGAACTCACCTGGGTTTTCTTCAGTTTGGTCCTTTTCATGGTGGCTCTGATTAAACGACACACAGGTGTCCGTATTCATGTGCTTCTGGGTAAATGAGTCATGTGTGTTTAGCTACCGGTGCTGTCGACAGAAGGATAACCTGACAGACATCTATCAGAAGATAAGAGCTTTATTCTGATTCATTGTGGACGACTCAACAACCAGGAGGTTACTGACTACCGGTTACCCTGACGAGAGTAGCTAACTACCGGACTGGTTCAGTGTTTggagacttcttcttcttcttgatgcTCTCTCAGCTGCCTTCTTTCACCAGTGTGTTTTCAGGATGTGGCGCCAAAGTTTCAGTTTCGCGCAACGGAAGTGACATCAGTGTACTTCcgtcttcgtcttcttcttcttcgttggaGCGAACAACGTGTTGGGgcattaccgccaccaactGGTTGGAGTGAGGATCAGGACTCTAACTACTCAACAGTTTTACTGCTAAAGAACATGaacatactaatactactactactactactaataataataataatgataataataataataataataataataataataataataataataataataataataccaataataataatgatgataataataatgataataataataacaacaataatactaataaaaatgatgataatgataataataataataataataattggtgTACTTCCagtaaaacactttttttataaGTTATTGACCTCCACAGCTACAAAATCACTAACATTATATGATAAAACTATAGCTGAATACATCGATTATACAGAAGTTAAATCATTCATCATCAAGCAATCactaacaataaaacaaacaaaactatcTTATAAGTGATACTGAGCAGTGACGGAGGATCTATTActattacttaagtaaaagtaacaataccacagtgtactctgttacaagtaaaagctgTGTTCAAAATCGTactcaaaaaagtacaaacgtATTAGCATTACattatacttaaagtacataaagtaaaagtactcattatgcagaatggcctgTTGCAGAATAACGTAGGCCCATGTTACATTATTAGactataattattgatgcattatgtGTTCATTACTTAAATGTTATAGCTGGTAAAGGTGGTGCTCTTAttttttactatatatataatgctGGGTAGCTTATGAAtttcacaagattttttttatctttatccataataatacatatatcaTCATAAtgtattgatgatgatgattatatgttgtattaataatcggaatctgcaaagtaactaatgtcagacaaatgtagtggagtaaaaagtaaaatatttgcctctgatatgtagtggagtagaattATAAATTagcaaaacatttaaatactcaagtaaagtacaagtacaacatGCAACATGATGATATTTAGGATGATATCCTAAATAATTTGCAGCTGagtctatttttttaatatctgaCCCTCAACTAAGAGTTAATTTGTCTTTGTGAATTAGGGTCAATAAACATGATTGTATGCTCCTTTCTCAACTGTAAATGTTACTATTGCACCATCAGTCTGGCCAGAGATTACCGGTAGGCTGTACGTTATCTAAAACATGTTATGAAGCTCTCCACAAATAGCCATTATTTTTCTTCAGGTTTCACTAAATATGCAACTATGTTCGTCACAATTAAAATGTACAGAAATTAACAGAGTAGTATACAGAAAAGAGAATAAACCAAACATATTCAGACATTAATACTAGTATTATAGCAGAAAAGTAAAACTACTACATCATGATAAGCAATATAAGTTATTGCATCTTCATAAAagtatgtgttgtgttgtttaggTTTAATATGCAGTGTTTACTAACCCTATTTCTCCAGGCAGGTTGTcttgtgcaaaaaaaataaagaaaaaagaaaaaattaaaaatagtatCTCGGGTGCGTAGATCGGTCGGTCTTTTCCCACTCAGGTTCAACAGCTCTGATCGAAATTTCAAGCTCACCCTGTCTTTTTGTGGTCTGTATTGATATAAAAGTTAATGTGTGAGCCATCTGAATTGCAGCTGAACAGCAGTCAGACGCTTCTTTTATCTTTGGAAACACATGATGTTGTAAAGCTGGCCCCTCTTAAAACTAATTTGGCCATCATTGACACAGTTAATAATTATTTAACAAAGACATGATGGTTAATGGACTTTTGTTggtactggattttttttttcaaagcagcAGCAATAATTCACATAGTTCCTTTGCTTATGATCGACTTCACACAAAAACATTGTATTCATGGGATTTAGTGACAACTGATGATTTTGGAGAAGGTAAAAATGTCCCCTTTGCTTTATTTCTTCAGAGTACCTTGTTTGACAAGTTCAACAGAAATGAATTAAATTTGATGACTGCACTCAACACAAATGATTGTCACTTGAAGAAACATGCCGTATTACAACTTGCTGGGTCCTTTACAGTACAAAACTATATAGCAACAACATAGATAAAATGGTCCGTacaaaaagatttttttaatacattttactcCTCTAATGCGAGTCCTCATCCAGGAAATGATCAAATAAACACCATCATTTCTCCAGTCTAGAGATTCTCTCCTGTGTGCGTCTTCATATGAATAATTAAATGGGAGCGCCGAAtgaatcttttcccacaatCAGTGCAACTGTACGGCCTGTCCCCTGAATGAGTCTTCATGTGGCGCGTTAAATTCGACTGAGCGCTGAATTTCACATGACACACAGTGCAAATATAAggtttctcacctgtgtgaaTTATCATGTGCTTGATGAGATCTGCTTTCTCTCTAAAACTTTTACCACAGTCAGTACAGCTGTGAGGTTTCTCTCCCGTGTGGATTCGTATGTGGGCGTTCATATTTCCAACCTGTGTGAACCCTCTGCCGCAGAAGCTACATGTGTGCGGTTTCTGTCCGGAGTGAGAGTTCATGTGAGTCTGCAGATAGGAGCGCTGGATGAAGCTTTTACCACAAACACCGCAACTGTAAGGTTTCTCTCCCGTGTGCGTCTTCATGTGGCGAGTCAGAATGGATTTGATCCTGAAGTTCTTGTTGCAAACGCCGCAGGTGTACGGCCTGTCTGCTGTCTCGCCAGCATGCTGTTGTTGTTCCTCTCTGTTTACACCTGAGTGAAATCCTCCGCTGTCTCCCCATTCATCGTCGCTAGCGTCACTCATCTGACAGTCACTGGTTGGCTCTGATGCACCACAGCCTTCTGATTTCAACTGTTCACACGAGCTGCTGGGCAAGTGGTCTCCTTTATTTTCAACTTCTTGGTTTTGATGTGGGAACTGTCTTCCATCGTCATTCCTTTGCACATAAATTATATTGAACAGAGAGTCTTTGGTATCAGCTTCCTCCTTCTGCTTTTTACCTGCATGAGCGCTCCAcgcttcctcctcctgctcttctttAATCTGCGGGGGCTCCTGGTCATCCTCACACAGGTCAGTCTCCTTCTCACAGTGATCCTGCTCAGAGGAAGCGTCCTCTTCCTGGACAGAGAGCTGCAGGGGAGCTGGATAGTATCACACACAAGACAATATATTTAAGCTCTGCAGCAAAGGGgctagtgcaaaaaacaagatgcatcaactaacacagtaaaaatagagctaaacaaagtgtaacaaaatatgaaccatttaaatagaaggaagtataaaaataggagcagtatatacagtattgacaataaacagactattaacaaaattgcacaagtggaaaatcatattgcacagtgagaatgaatgaaatgaatgaatgaaattccacctgaaaatatcaggttattgtcagttt
This window of the Sebastes fasciatus isolate fSebFas1 chromosome 2, fSebFas1.pri, whole genome shotgun sequence genome carries:
- the LOC141754153 gene encoding uncharacterized protein LOC141754153 produces the protein MFKTEKLKALVNERLKAAAEEIFSIFETTIKDYEEIVFRSKQEVDQQQQQQQRRLAGCQAPLQLSVQEEDASSEQDHCEKETDLCEDDQEPPQIKEEQEEEAWSAHAGKKQKEEADTKDSLFNIIYVQRNDDGRQFPHQNQEVENKGDHLPSSSCEQLKSEGCGASEPTSDCQMSDASDDEWGDSGGFHSGVNREEQQQHAGETADRPYTCGVCNKNFRIKSILTRHMKTHTGEKPYSCGVCGKSFIQRSYLQTHMNSHSGQKPHTCSFCGRGFTQVGNMNAHIRIHTGEKPHSCTDCGKSFREKADLIKHMIIHTGEKPYICTVCHVKFSAQSNLTRHMKTHSGDRPYSCTDCGKRFIRRSHLIIHMKTHTGENL